The Tripterygium wilfordii isolate XIE 37 chromosome 17, ASM1340144v1, whole genome shotgun sequence genome has a window encoding:
- the LOC119982864 gene encoding endoglucanase 13-like, producing MAFTMTMLAWSAVDFGDHLSSRNELSNALGAIRWGTDYLINAHPDPDVLYGEVGDGYSDHDCWQRPEDMTTPRTAYRIDDQHPGSDLAAETAAALAAASIAFRQTDRQYANQLLGHAKQLFEFACNHQGLYQNSIGVAGGFYSSSGYEDELVWAAAWLHRATNDGKYLDFLSTRGTDGTRSEFSWDDKFVGAQVLIAKLVLEGRLQKSSGTWGQYKNQAEQFICSCLQKGNSNLGRTPGGLLWIHQWNNFQYVAAASFIASVYSDYLQTSSASIQCPGGSVGPSDLISFAQSQVDYMLGSNPKNMSYMVGYGSKYPTEVHHRGASIISIKKDPTPVTCRGGYGSWFNQNGPNPNVLDGAIVGGPDQSDGYYDSRNNFQQAEPATVNVAPFTGVLARLA from the exons ATGGCGTTCACTATGACAATGCTGGCATGGAGCGCAGTTGATTTCGGTGATCATCTTAGTTCAAGAAATGAACTCTCAAATGCATTGGGAGCAATCAGATGGGGCACAGATTACTTGATCAATGCACACCCAGATCCGGATGTTTTGTACGGAGAAGTTGGGGATGGTTACTCTGATCATGACTGTTGGCAGAGACCAGAGGACATGACAACCCCAAGAACTGCATACAGGATTGATGATCAACACCCTGGTTCAGACCTCGCTGCAGAAACTGCTGCTGCTCTTGCTGCTGCTTCCATTGCTTTCAGGCAAACTGATCGGCAGTATGCTAATCAGCTTCTTGGTCATGCAAAGCAG TTGTTTGAGTTTGCTTGTAATCACCAAGGACTTTACCAGAACAGCATAGGAGTTGCAGGGGGTTTCTACTCCAGCAGTGGATATGAG GATGAATTAGTGTGGGCAGCTGCATGGCTTCACCGTGCAACCAACGATGGAAAATACCTAGATTTCCTCAGTACAAGAGGCACCGATGGCACAAGATCTGAGTTCTCTTGGGATGATAAGTTTGTGGGTGCGCAAGTTCTTATTGCAAAG CTAGTTTTGGAGGGGAGATTACAGAAGAGTTCAGGGACATGGGGACAATACAAGAACCAGGCAGAGCAATTCATATGCTCCTGCCTTCAAAAGGGCAACAGCAATTTGGGAAGGACTCCAGGAGGTTTGTTATGGATtcatcaatggaataacttcCAATATGTCGCCGCTGCTTCCTTCATCGCCTCCGTTTACAGCGACTATCTTCAAACAAGTAGTGCCTCCATCCAATGCCCCGGTGGCAGCGTTGGGCCATCCGACCTAATCTCATTCGCCCAATCGCAG GTAGATTACATGTTGGGTTCAAACCCGAAGAACATGAGCTACATGGTTGGATACGGGTCGAAGTATCCAACCGAAGTTCATCATAGAGGAGCGTCTATTATATCAATAAAGAAAGACCCTACACCCGTGACTTGCAGAGGTGGATACGGATCTTGGTTCAATCAGAATGGCCCAAACCCGAATGTGCTGGATGGAGCAATAGTCGGAGGCCCGGATCAAAGTGATGGGTATTATGACTCCAGAAACAATTTTCAACAAGCCGAACCGGCTACCGTTAATGTGGCGCCTTTTACCGGCGTTCTTGCTCGGTTAGCTTGA
- the LOC119982860 gene encoding putative ABC transporter C family member 15 gives MMHLEEMFPSRTSSSFNLLRFGEAWLQLDSPCLWEHLSMAIQLGFLGILLIQFVYRILCQICKFQIKGTDQGTTKHPIGVKFSFSYKATLVSSAVLLGTHCLMLLMLLNGSEIHHCKARVKAFSSEIMQVLSWAITLIAIYCIWKSKNNKFPWILRAWWICSFLLHVICTFLDTYFRGANHEPLQIQDYAEFICLLASTFLLGISIRGRTGTVFVVSSGITEPLLVQKTYKDSESKEKSLYGRASLLQLITFSWLNPLFAVGMKKPLEQNDIPDVDVKDSAEFLCCSFTGNLNKIKEKDQTTNPSIFRAIYFFTRKKAAINAIFAVVSASASYVGPYLINDFVNFLSEKKTQRLETGYLLALAFLGAKTVETIAQRQWIFGARQLGLRLRAALVSQIYKKGLRLSSQSRQSHTGGEIMNYVGVDIQRIADFIWYVNTIWMLPIQISLAVYVLHTNIGLGSLAALAATLTVMAFNIPITRIQKRYQSNIMQAKDGRMKATSEVLRNMKIIKLQAWDTQFLEKLECLRKIEYNWLWKSLRLGAFSAFIFCGSPAFISVVTFGACMLMGIQLTAGRVLSALATFRMLQDPIFSLPDLLSVIAQAKVSADRVASFLREEEIQLDAIKYVPTDQAEYTLDVDNAKFSWDPESSSPTLDGIHLKVKRGMKVAICGTVGSGKSSLLSCVIGEIQKLSGSVKISGTKAYVPQSPWILTGNIRNNILFGNPYDSAKYDRTVEACTLTKDFELFSHGDLTEIGERGINMSGGQKQRIQIARAVYQDADIYLLDDPFSAVDAHTGTQLFKDCLMGILKDKTILYVTHQVEFLPAADLILVMQNGRIAQSGTFEELLKQNIGFEVLVGAHNEALESILTVESSSITSQEPAHECESQIDSSSNAELLHTQHDSDSEHNLSLEITEKGGKLVQDEERETGSIGKEVYWSYLTTVKGGILIPIIILAESSFQVLQLASNYWMAWATPPTSEAKPIFGMNRVLLVYILLEVGSSSCVLVRSSLVAIAGISTAQKLFTNMLQRMLRAPMAFFDSTPTGRILNRSSTDQSVLDLEIARRLSWCDISIIQLLGTIAVMSHGAWAVFVIFIPVTAICIWYQQYYTPTARELARLAQIQLAPILHHFSESLSGAATIRAFDQEDRFFNANLCLIDSHSRPWFHNVSAMEWLSFRLNILSNFVFAFSLVVLVSLPEGIINPSIAGLAVTYGINLNVLQASVIWNICNAENKMISVERILQYSNIPSEAPQLTEERRPQTSWPEVGTICFKNLHIRYAEHLPSVLKNISCTFPGRKKVGVVGRTGSGKSTLIQAIFRIVEPREGSIIIDDVDICNIGLHDLRSRLSIIPQDPTMFEGTVRGNLDPLMQYSDHEVWETLDKCQLGDLVRAKEEKLDTTVIENGENWSVGQRQLFCLGRALLKKSSILVLDEATASVDSATDGVIQKIISREFKDQTVVTIAHRIHTIIGSDLVLVLHDGRVAEYDTPAKLLERKDSFFSILIKEYSKRSQGFNSKEKST, from the exons ATGATGCATTTGGAAGAGATGTTCCCGTCACGTACTTCATCGT CATTTAACCTCCTTCGGTTTGGGGAAGCATGGCTGCAGTTAGACTCACCTTGTTTATGGGAGCACCTAAGCATGGCCATCCAGCTAGGTTTCCTGGGAATTTTATTGATCCAGTTTGTATACAGAATATTGTGCCAAATATGCAAGTTCCAAATAAAGGGTACAGACCAAGGCACAACCAAGCACCCAATTGGTGTCAAGTTCAGCTTCTCTTACAAAGCCACCCTAGTCTCTTCTGCAGTACTCCTGGGAACCCATTGTCTGATGCTACTGATGCTTCTGAATGGTTCCGAGATCCACCATTGCAAGGCCAGAGTTAAAGCTTTTTCATCAGAGATTATGCAAGTATTGTCATGGGCAATTACACTAATTGCAATATACTGCATTTGGAAGAGCAAGAACAACAAGTTCCCTTGGATTCTAAGGGCATGGTGGATTTGTAGCTTCTTGTTACATGTTATATGCACCTTTCTTGATACCTATTTCAGAGGTGCAAACCATGAACCTCTTCAAATACAAGATTATGCAGAGTTCATTTGTCTTCTTGCATCCACCTTCTTGCTGGGTATTTCGATCCGCGGTAGGACAGGCACTGTCTTTGTGGTCTCCAGTGGCATCACCGAGCCACTTCTCGTTCAgaaaacttacaaggattcagAAAGCAAAGAGAAATCTCTATATGGGAGAGCTAGTCTTCTCCAACTCATCACTTTTTCTTGGCTCAATCCTCTCTTTGCTGTCGGCATGAAGAAACCTCTTGAACAAAATGATATCCCGGATGTGGATGTCAAAGACTCTGCTGAATTTCTCTGTTGCTCCTTCACTGGAAATCTGAATAAAATCAAGGAGAAAGATCAAACCACAAACCCATCAATCTTTAGAGCAATATATTTCTTCACAAGAAAGAAAGCAGCAATAAATGCAATATTTGCAGTCGTCAGTGCATCAGCATCATATGTTGGCCCATATCTCATCAATGACTTTGTAAATTTCTTATCGGAGAAGAAAACTCAGAGATTAGAGACTGGATACCTTCTTGCTCTAGCATTTCTAGGAGCAAAGACAGTAGAGACAATAGCACAGAGGCAATGGATCTTCGGGGCTCGCCAGCTGGGCCTTCGACTTCGAGCTGCATTGGTATCTCAAATATATAAAAAGGGTCTGCGCCTGTCAAGCCAATCTCGCCAAAGTCACACTGGTGGAGAGATTATGAACTATGTGGGTGTGGATATCCAACGAATTGCTGATTTCATCTGGTATGTGAACACCATATGGATGCTGCCGATACAAATATCCCTCGCAGTCTATGTTTTACATACAAATATAGGTTTGGGATCATTGGCTGCATTAGCTGCAACTTTAACAGTGATGGCCTTCAACATACCCATTACGAGGATCCAGAAAAGATACCAGTCGAATATCATGCAGGCAAAGGATGGTAGGATGAAAGCCACTTCAGAAGTTCTTCGAAACATGAAGATAATAAAGCTTCAAGCATGGGATACTCAGTTTCTCGAAAAGCTAGAATGCTTGagaaaaatagagtataactggttaTGGAAATCACTAAGGTTGGGGGCATTTTCAGCTTTCATATTCTGCGGGTCTCCTGCATTCATTTCTGTGGTAACTTTTGGAGCATGCATGCTCATGGGGATTCAACTCACAGCGGGGAGAGTCTTATCTGCACTAGCTACATTCAGAATGTTACAGGACCCAATATTCAGTTTACCTGATTTACTATCAGTAATTGCACAGGCTAAAGTTTCAGCAGATAGAGTGGCTTCCTTCCTTCgggaagaagaaattcagcTGGATGCCATAAAGTATGTTCCAACAGATCAAGCAGAGTACACTCTTGACGTTGACAACGCGAAGTTCAGTTGGGATCCTGAGTCAAGCAGCCCAACCCTTGATGGAATACATTTAAAAGTAAAGAGGGGGATGAAGGTGGCAATTTGTGGAACTGTAGGATCAGGAAAATCTAGCCTGCTTTCTTGTGTTATTGGAGAAATACAGAAACTATCAGGGTCAGTGAAGATCAGTGGAACAAAAGCTTATGTTCCTCAGTCACCATGGATTCTGACAGGAAACATCaggaataatattttatttgggAATCCATATGACAGTGCCAAATATGACAGAACAGTTGAAGCATGCACTTTGACAAAGGATTTTGAGTTATTTTCCCATGGTGACCTAACAGAGATTGGAGAAAGAGGGATAAATATGAGTGGGGGGCAGAAGCAACGGATACAAATAGCTCGCGCTGTTTACCAAGATGCAGATATATATCTATTAGATGATCCTTTCAGTGCAGTGGATGCTCATACAGGAACCCAACTCTTTAAG GACTGCCTGATGGGGATACTTAAGGACAAGACTATATTATATGTTACCCACCAAGTTGAGTTTCTCCCAGCAGCAGACCTCATATTG GTGATGCAAAATGGAAGAATTGCACAGTCTGGAACGTTTGAAGAACTTCTAAAACAGAATATAGGATTTGAAGTTTTAGTTGGTGCTCATAATGAAGCTCTAGAGTCAATTCTCACAGTGGAAAGTTCAAGTATAACATCTCAAGAACCAGCACATGAATGTGAATCCCAAATTGACTCAAGTTCAAATGCCGAACTACTACACACACAGCATGATTCAGACTCAGAGCATAACCTGTCCCTTGAGATAACAGAAAAGGGAGGAAAACTGGTGCaagatgaagagagagagacagggaGCATTGGAAAAGAGGTTTACTGGTCATATCTGACCACTGTGAAGGGTGGAATACTTATTCCAATCATTATCTTGGCAGAGTCATCATTCCAAGTGTTACAATTAGCCAGTAACTACTGGATGGCATGGGCTACTCCTCCTACAAGTGAGGCTAAGCCAATATTTGGCATGAATAGAGTATTACTAGTTTACATACTACTAGAGGTTGGCAGTTCATCTTGCGTATTGGTGCGGTCATCACTAGTGGCAATAGCAGGAATTTCGACAGCACAGAAGCTTTTCACAAACATGCTGCAGCGGATGCTCCGTGCACCAATGGCATTTTTTGATTCAACCCCAACTGGAAGGATCCTAAACCGG TCATCTACAGATCAAAGTGTGCTGGACCTGGAAATCGCAAGAAGACTAAGTTGGTGTGATATCTCGATAATACAGTTACTAGGGACCATTGCAGTGATGTCGCATGGAGCATGGGCTGTATTTGTTATCTTCATTCCAGTAACTGCAATATGCATATGGTACCAA CAATATTACACACCAACAGCAAGAGAATTGGCTCGCTTAGCACAGATACAGTTGGCTCCAATCCTTCACCACTTTTCAGAATCGCTATCAGGTGCAGCAACAATACGTGCTTTTGATCAAGAAGACCGCTTTTTCAATGCAAACCTCTGTCTTATAGACAGCCATTCAAGGCCGTGGTTTCACAACGTATCTGCAATGGAATGGCTTTCCTTCAGACTGAATATACTATCCAATTTTGTGTTCGCCTTCTCATTGGTTGTGTTGGTATCCCTCCCTGAAGGAATCATCAATCCAA GCATTGCAGGGTTGGCAGTAACGTATGGAATAAATTTGAATGTTTTGCAAGCTTCAGTTATATGGAATATATGCAACGCAGAAAATAAAATGATCTCAGTGGAAAGAATACTTCAGTACTCGAACATACCAAGTGAAGCACCTCAATTGACTGAAGAAAGAAGACCCCAAACTAGCTGGCCAGAAGTCGGAACAATCTGCTTTAAAAATTTGCAT ATTCGATATGCAGAACATCTTCCATCTGTCTTAAAGAATATTAGCTGCACCTTTCCTGGAAGGAAGAAGGTCGGTGTCGTGGGAAGGACAGGTAGTGGGAAATCAACCCTTATACAGGCTATTTTCAGGATTGTTGAACCCAGAGAAGGGAGCATTATAATCGATGATGTAGACATTTGCAACATTGGGCTTCATGACTTGAGGTCAAGACTAAGCATCATTCCGCAGGACCCAACAATGTTTGAAGGGACAGTGAGAGGAAACCTCGACCCTTTAATGCAATATTCTGATCATGAAGTATGGGAG ACTTTAGACAAGTGTCAACTGGGTGATCTGGTGCGTGCTAAGGAAGAGAAATTGGATACCACAG TGATTGAAAACGGAGAAAATTGGAGTGTGGGGCAAAGGCAGCTGTTCTGTCTTGGAAGAGCCTTACTAAAGAAGAGCAGCATTCTAGTGTTAGATGAAGCAACAGCATCAGTAGACTCTGCTACTGATGGTGTGATACAGAAGATTATTAGTCGGGAATTCAAAGATCAGACGGTTGTGACAATAGCACACAGAATCCACACAATTATTGGCAGTGATCTTGTTTTAGTCCTCCATGATG GAAGAGTAGCGGAGTATGATACCCCTGCAAAGCTACTTGAAAGAAAGGATTCATTCTTCTCAATACTGATAAAGGAGTACTCCAAGAGATCACAGGGCTTCAACAGCAAAGAAAAGTCCACATAA